In one Streptomyces venezuelae genomic region, the following are encoded:
- a CDS encoding 6-phospho-beta-glucosidase produces the protein MQLTILGGGGFRVPLVYGALLGDRAEGRVTDVVLHDLDAARLGAITRVLAEQATGIPDAPTVTATTDLDEALRGADFVFSAIRVGGLEGRAADERVALAEGVLGQETVGAGGIAYGLRTVPVAVDIARRVARLAPDAWVINFTNPAGLVTEAMSRHLGDRVFGICDSPVGLGRRVAQVLGGNPDEAFIDYVGLNHLGWLRGLHIGGHDELPRLLADPALLVSFEQGRLFGADWLQTLGMIPNEYLHYYYFNRETVRAYQQAERTRGAFLHAQQARFYDEMRSHDTPALKTWNETLAEREAAYMAENREAAGVGERAEEDLESGGYEKVALALMRAVARDERATLILNVRNGTTLSALDADAVIEVPCSVDANGAHPMSVSSLPGHATGLVCAVKAVEREVLAAAESGASATAVKAFALHPLVDSVAVARRLVDGYRAVHPGLAYLR, from the coding sequence GTGCAACTGACAATCCTGGGAGGGGGCGGGTTCCGTGTGCCGCTCGTGTACGGGGCCCTCCTCGGCGACCGCGCCGAGGGCCGCGTCACCGACGTCGTCCTGCACGACCTGGACGCGGCACGGCTCGGCGCCATCACCCGCGTACTGGCCGAACAGGCCACCGGCATCCCCGACGCGCCGACCGTCACCGCCACCACCGACCTCGACGAGGCACTGCGCGGCGCCGACTTCGTGTTCTCCGCGATCCGCGTCGGCGGCCTGGAGGGGCGCGCCGCCGACGAGCGCGTCGCGTTGGCCGAGGGCGTCCTCGGGCAGGAGACGGTGGGCGCGGGCGGCATCGCGTACGGCCTGCGCACCGTGCCCGTCGCCGTCGACATCGCCCGCCGCGTCGCCCGGCTCGCCCCCGACGCCTGGGTCATCAACTTCACCAACCCGGCGGGCCTGGTGACCGAGGCCATGTCCCGCCACCTCGGGGACCGCGTGTTCGGCATCTGCGACTCACCGGTCGGCCTCGGCCGCAGGGTCGCGCAGGTGCTCGGCGGCAACCCCGACGAGGCCTTCATCGACTACGTGGGCCTCAACCACCTCGGCTGGCTGCGGGGCCTGCACATCGGCGGCCACGACGAACTGCCGCGCCTGCTCGCCGACCCCGCGCTCCTCGTCTCCTTCGAGCAGGGCAGACTGTTCGGCGCCGACTGGCTCCAGACACTCGGCATGATCCCCAACGAGTACCTGCACTACTACTACTTCAATCGCGAGACCGTACGCGCCTACCAGCAGGCCGAACGGACCCGCGGTGCCTTCCTCCACGCCCAACAGGCCCGCTTCTACGACGAGATGCGCAGCCACGACACCCCCGCCCTCAAGACCTGGAACGAGACCCTCGCCGAGCGCGAGGCCGCCTACATGGCGGAGAACAGGGAAGCGGCGGGCGTGGGGGAGCGTGCCGAGGAGGACCTGGAGTCAGGCGGCTACGAGAAGGTCGCCCTCGCGTTGATGCGGGCCGTCGCACGCGACGAGCGGGCGACCCTGATCCTCAACGTCCGCAACGGCACGACCCTCTCCGCGCTCGACGCGGACGCCGTCATCGAGGTGCCGTGCTCCGTCGACGCCAACGGCGCGCACCCCATGTCGGTCTCCTCGCTGCCCGGGCACGCCACGGGTCTGGTGTGCGCGGTCAAGGCCGTCGAGCGGGAGGTGCTCGCGGCGGCGGAGAGCGGTGCGTCGGCCACCGCCGTCAAGGCGTTCGCCCTGCACCCGCTGGTCGACTCGGTGGCGGTGGCGCGACGTCTGGTGGACGGCTACCGGGCGGTGCACCCAGGGTTGGCCTACCTGAGATGA
- a CDS encoding MFS transporter, which translates to MTQHDQVTAAAPAHERRPIRQLLAASVGNAVEWYDWYAYTFLATYIADQVFPKSSGNSLVPLLSTFAVFAVGFFMRPVGGLLMGAVADRRGRRAALTVTILLMGGSSLLVGLTPTYASVGVLAPVVLVLARLLQGLSVGGEFAASTTFLVESAGPGRRGLFSSFQYVSTSAGQLAASGVAALLVTLLSDGQMDGWGWRLPFLVGAALSLVGFWIRQGAHETHRAPADDGDRPGLFDALRHHPRQSLLICGITAGGTLAYYTWTSYLPTYAELNTDISKSQALLAGTVALAFFAVLQPVGGLLSDRIGRRPLLLFFGIGFAVLSVPLLKSLTGSFTSLLLVQCAGMVLLTGFTSISAAVNAEVFPARVRAAGIGFPYSLTVALFGGTAPYMGTMFKEIGSPGLFPVYVAVLCVVSSVAYLRLPETARQPLPR; encoded by the coding sequence ATGACACAGCACGACCAGGTGACCGCGGCCGCCCCCGCCCACGAGCGGCGCCCGATACGACAGCTCCTCGCGGCGTCGGTCGGCAACGCCGTGGAGTGGTACGACTGGTACGCGTACACGTTCCTCGCCACGTACATCGCCGACCAGGTCTTCCCGAAGAGCTCCGGCAACTCGCTCGTCCCGCTCCTCTCCACCTTCGCCGTCTTCGCGGTCGGCTTCTTCATGCGGCCCGTCGGCGGGCTGCTCATGGGCGCGGTCGCCGACCGGCGCGGCCGACGGGCCGCGCTGACCGTCACGATCCTGCTGATGGGCGGCAGCAGCCTGCTGGTCGGGCTGACCCCGACGTACGCGTCCGTGGGCGTGCTCGCGCCGGTCGTCCTCGTGCTCGCCCGGCTGCTCCAAGGGCTCTCCGTGGGCGGCGAGTTCGCCGCTTCGACGACGTTCCTCGTCGAATCGGCGGGCCCCGGGCGGCGCGGCCTCTTCTCCAGTTTCCAGTACGTGTCCACGAGCGCGGGCCAGCTCGCCGCGTCCGGAGTCGCCGCGCTCCTCGTCACTCTGCTCTCCGACGGGCAGATGGACGGCTGGGGCTGGCGGCTGCCCTTCCTCGTGGGGGCGGCGCTGAGCCTGGTCGGGTTCTGGATCAGGCAGGGCGCGCACGAGACGCACCGGGCGCCCGCCGACGACGGCGACCGTCCCGGCCTCTTCGACGCGCTGCGGCACCACCCGCGCCAGTCCCTGCTGATCTGCGGCATCACGGCCGGCGGCACCCTCGCCTACTACACCTGGACGTCGTACCTGCCGACGTACGCCGAGCTGAACACCGACATCAGCAAGAGCCAGGCGCTCCTCGCGGGCACGGTCGCGCTCGCGTTCTTCGCGGTGCTCCAGCCCGTCGGCGGCCTGCTGTCCGACCGGATCGGGCGCAGGCCGCTGCTGCTCTTCTTCGGCATCGGCTTCGCCGTCCTGAGCGTGCCGCTGCTCAAGTCCCTCACCGGCTCGTTCACTTCGCTGCTGCTCGTGCAGTGCGCGGGCATGGTGCTGCTCACCGGATTCACGTCGATCTCGGCGGCGGTCAACGCGGAGGTGTTCCCGGCGAGGGTGCGGGCGGCCGGGATCGGCTTCCCGTACTCGCTCACCGTGGCCCTGTTCGGCGGCACGGCCCCGTACATGGGAACGATGTTCAAGGAGATCGGGTCTCCTGGGCTCTTTCCCGTGTACGTGGCCGTGCTCTGTGTCGTCTCTTCGGTTGCCTATCTGCGGCTGCCGGAGACGGCGCGTCAGCCGTTGCCGCGGTGA
- a CDS encoding thioesterase family protein: MSEPTPRTQLLPLARHRVRPEWIDYNGHMSEAFYVLVFGYATDAMMIETGLHAGYRESTGCSLYTVEAHVRYLNDVSEGAHLAVRTRLLGADAKKARFTHEMYVVEDEGDEPAPDASPVATTELLALHVDQNAGRAVPFPDEIRDRLTGLTEQPPEWAGRSIAEVPRVA, encoded by the coding sequence GTGAGCGAGCCCACGCCCCGGACGCAGCTCCTGCCCCTGGCCCGGCACCGCGTCCGCCCCGAGTGGATCGACTACAATGGCCACATGAGCGAGGCCTTCTACGTCCTCGTCTTCGGCTACGCCACGGACGCCATGATGATCGAGACGGGCCTGCACGCCGGTTACCGCGAGTCCACCGGCTGCTCCCTCTACACGGTCGAGGCGCACGTGCGGTACCTGAACGACGTCTCCGAAGGCGCCCATCTCGCCGTCCGCACGCGCCTGCTGGGCGCCGACGCCAAGAAGGCGCGCTTCACGCACGAGATGTACGTCGTGGAGGACGAGGGCGACGAACCGGCGCCGGACGCGTCCCCCGTGGCCACGACGGAACTGCTCGCGCTTCACGTCGACCAGAACGCGGGCCGCGCGGTGCCCTTCCCGGACGAGATCCGCGACCGCCTGACAGGGCTGACCGAGCAACCTCCCGAGTGGGCGGGGCGTTCCATCGCCGAGGTGCCCCGGGTTGCTTAG
- a CDS encoding 3-hydroxyacyl-CoA dehydrogenase NAD-binding domain-containing protein has protein sequence MSVTTPEEVRRVACVGAGVIGGGWVAHFLARGYDVTAWDPAPDAEQRLRRLVEAAWPALTQLGLAEGASQDRLTVTATLEEAVADAQFVQESAPEKLELKRDLLARLDAAAPAGVVIASSTSGYPMTDMQTEAATPGRLVVGHPFNPPYLIPLVEVVGGERTDAEAVAWASRFYEVAGKSVITMKSEVPGFIANRLQEALWREALHMVANGEATVREIDDSITEGPGLRWAFMGPMLTFALAGGEGGMAHMLDHFGPSLKSPWTRLEAPELDKKLYDAVVAGCDDAADGRTIADLVAERDQGVIDVLRATGRLNGGKK, from the coding sequence ATGAGCGTCACCACCCCCGAAGAGGTCCGCCGCGTCGCCTGCGTCGGCGCCGGAGTCATCGGCGGCGGCTGGGTCGCCCACTTCCTGGCCCGCGGCTACGACGTCACCGCCTGGGACCCCGCCCCCGACGCCGAGCAGCGGCTGCGCCGCCTCGTCGAGGCCGCCTGGCCCGCCCTCACCCAGCTCGGCCTCGCCGAAGGCGCCTCGCAGGACCGCCTCACCGTCACCGCCACCCTCGAAGAGGCCGTCGCCGACGCCCAGTTCGTGCAGGAGAGCGCCCCCGAGAAGCTGGAGCTCAAGCGCGACCTGCTCGCCCGCCTCGACGCCGCCGCCCCCGCCGGAGTCGTCATCGCCTCCTCCACTTCCGGCTACCCGATGACCGACATGCAGACCGAGGCCGCCACCCCTGGCCGCCTCGTCGTCGGGCACCCCTTCAACCCGCCGTACCTGATACCCCTCGTCGAGGTGGTCGGCGGCGAGCGGACCGACGCAGAAGCCGTGGCGTGGGCGTCCCGTTTCTACGAGGTCGCGGGCAAGTCCGTGATCACCATGAAGAGCGAAGTCCCCGGGTTCATCGCCAACCGCCTCCAGGAAGCCCTGTGGCGCGAGGCCCTGCACATGGTCGCCAACGGCGAGGCCACCGTGCGCGAGATCGACGACTCCATCACCGAAGGGCCCGGCCTGCGCTGGGCGTTCATGGGACCGATGCTCACCTTCGCGCTCGCGGGCGGCGAGGGCGGCATGGCGCACATGCTCGACCACTTCGGCCCGTCCCTGAAGTCGCCGTGGACGCGGCTCGAAGCGCCCGAGCTCGACAAGAAGCTGTACGACGCGGTGGTCGCCGGATGCGACGACGCGGCGGACGGCCGCACGATCGCGGACCTCGTCGCCGAGCGCGACCAGGGCGTCATCGACGTCCTGCGCGCCACGGGCCGCCTGAACGGAGGCAAGAAGTGA
- a CDS encoding 3-keto-5-aminohexanoate cleavage protein, which produces MPVNDNVIITAALTGAGDTVRKSPHVPVTPEQIATSAVEAADAGAAVVHIHVRNPETGEPSRDPRLYREVVERIKETGTDVVINLTAGMGGDLVIDPIVPLQDLGELPGTDLVGGLDRLPHVEDLLPDICTLDCGSLNFGDNLYISTPEMLRQGAKRIQELGVRPELEIFDTGQLWFAKQLLAEGLLDNPTVFQLCMGIPWGAPADPGVLQSMVNMLPEGAQWASFALGRMQMPWVAQSILLGGQVRVGLEDNLYLGKGNKVTNAQLVERAVQITEDLGSRVATPDEARQKLGLKPRV; this is translated from the coding sequence ATGCCCGTGAACGACAACGTCATCATCACCGCCGCCCTGACCGGCGCGGGCGACACCGTCCGCAAGAGCCCGCACGTGCCCGTCACGCCCGAGCAGATAGCCACCTCGGCGGTCGAGGCCGCCGACGCGGGCGCCGCCGTCGTCCACATCCACGTACGCAACCCGGAGACCGGCGAGCCCTCCCGAGACCCGCGCCTGTACCGCGAGGTCGTCGAGCGCATCAAGGAGACCGGCACCGACGTCGTCATCAACCTCACGGCGGGCATGGGCGGCGATCTCGTCATCGACCCCATCGTGCCGTTGCAGGACCTCGGCGAGCTGCCCGGCACCGACCTCGTCGGCGGCCTGGACCGCCTCCCGCACGTCGAGGACCTGCTGCCGGACATCTGCACTCTCGACTGCGGCTCCCTCAACTTCGGCGACAACCTCTACATCTCCACGCCCGAGATGCTCCGCCAGGGCGCCAAGCGCATCCAGGAGCTCGGCGTCCGCCCCGAGCTGGAGATCTTCGACACCGGGCAGCTGTGGTTCGCCAAGCAGCTCCTCGCCGAGGGACTGCTCGACAACCCCACCGTCTTCCAGCTCTGCATGGGCATCCCGTGGGGCGCCCCCGCCGACCCGGGCGTTCTCCAGTCCATGGTCAACATGCTGCCCGAAGGCGCCCAGTGGGCCAGCTTCGCGCTCGGCCGCATGCAGATGCCGTGGGTCGCCCAGTCGATCCTGCTCGGCGGGCAGGTCCGCGTCGGCCTGGAGGACAACCTGTACCTCGGCAAGGGCAACAAGGTGACCAACGCCCAACTGGTCGAGCGCGCCGTGCAGATCACGGAGGACCTGGGCTCGCGCGTGGCCACGCCCGACGAGGCCCGCCAGAAGCTGGGCCTCAAGCCCCGGGTGTAA
- a CDS encoding TetR/AcrR family transcriptional regulator → MEYDPEVADRVRKVIADAGVTQREFARRIVMDPSKLSRSLGGTRRFTAAELARIADTGGVDAGWLLGAAGARDEAARPAEPTARRERAVAPEGGRPLQIVRETVRLIAERGFHAVRVQDIAAACDTSTAAIHYHFPGRDDLLEAAVRWCMDEDTARRAARIADAADTADELRQLIELQIPRTPQQRWQWSVWLDLWAEAARSTAMGRLHADYYRQWRTTVADVIRRGIAEGVFRLADPEAAALRLTALIDGLATQVLASAPDAPGAGPDDMHESLVAYVDATLTAH, encoded by the coding sequence ATGGAGTACGACCCCGAGGTGGCGGACCGCGTCCGCAAGGTGATCGCCGACGCCGGAGTGACCCAGCGCGAATTCGCCCGCCGCATCGTCATGGACCCCTCCAAACTGTCCCGGTCACTGGGCGGCACCCGGCGCTTCACGGCGGCGGAGCTTGCCCGCATCGCGGACACCGGCGGGGTCGACGCGGGCTGGCTGCTCGGCGCCGCCGGCGCCCGTGACGAGGCCGCCCGGCCCGCGGAGCCCACCGCGCGGCGCGAGCGCGCCGTGGCGCCCGAGGGCGGCCGCCCCCTGCAGATCGTCCGCGAGACCGTCCGCCTCATCGCGGAGCGCGGCTTCCACGCCGTCCGCGTCCAGGACATCGCGGCGGCCTGCGACACCAGCACCGCCGCCATCCACTACCACTTCCCGGGCCGCGACGACCTCCTCGAGGCCGCGGTGCGCTGGTGCATGGACGAGGACACGGCGCGCCGCGCGGCCCGGATCGCGGACGCCGCCGACACCGCCGACGAACTGCGACAGCTCATCGAGCTCCAGATCCCCCGCACCCCGCAGCAGCGCTGGCAGTGGAGCGTCTGGCTCGACCTGTGGGCCGAGGCCGCCCGCTCCACCGCCATGGGCCGACTGCACGCCGACTACTACCGGCAGTGGCGCACCACCGTCGCCGACGTCATCCGCCGCGGCATCGCCGAAGGCGTCTTCCGGCTCGCCGACCCCGAGGCGGCGGCGCTGCGCCTGACCGCGTTGATCGACGGCCTCGCCACACAGGTCCTCGCCTCGGCGCCGGACGCTCCGGGCGCGGGCCCGGACGACATGCACGAGTCCCTCGTCGCCTACGTCGACGCCACGCTGACCGCGCACTGA
- a CDS encoding potassium channel family protein yields MVVCGGDNVLAHRLAAELRGVYGEQVVLVLPSGAGEPNRPTGRALTTALIGRITAAVSRTTGNGNGTAHGTGNGNGSGEGGGGADLPRTLEAPELTDDVLADAGVPQAAALALMHDDDETNIRAALAARRLNPRLRLVIRLYNRKLGQHVEELLDQAAAVAGLATTDASVTVLSDADTAAPALAATAVAGTSKVVHADGLLLRAVERTPPAPGQVAPRGLATLALLSATANDPAGAEGSDDAGVGAGPRLLPDDAAVAAAPGRGALVLETVSYSGSAPPPGFLTGRGVPLRELFSRRLRWSVAGFAAAVVGMAIASIVTTEDTTPLHATYLTLLDLFSMNDPATDGPMSRQILQLLAGLVGLLLLPILFAAVLEALGTFRTASSLRRPPRGLSGHVVLLGLGKIGTRVLARLRELDIPVVCVEADPEARGISLARRLRVPTVIGDVTEEGVLEAAKVHRAHALLALTSADTINLEAALYARSVKPDLRVALRLYDDEFATAVYRTLRAAHPGALTRSRSVSALAAPAFAGAMMGRQILGALPVERSVLLFAALDVSLQPQLTGRKISEVFRPGAWRVVALERASAEDPAVSSGLEWELDPDYALRPEDRVVLAATRQGLAELLARRPLPAQP; encoded by the coding sequence ATGGTCGTGTGCGGCGGCGACAACGTCCTGGCCCACCGGCTCGCCGCCGAACTCCGCGGCGTCTACGGCGAACAGGTCGTCCTCGTCCTGCCGTCCGGGGCCGGAGAGCCGAACCGGCCGACGGGACGGGCCCTGACGACCGCACTGATCGGACGCATCACCGCCGCGGTGTCGCGCACCACCGGGAACGGGAACGGGACCGCGCACGGGACCGGCAACGGGAACGGCTCCGGTGAGGGCGGCGGTGGAGCCGACCTGCCGCGCACCCTGGAGGCCCCCGAGCTCACCGACGACGTCCTCGCCGACGCGGGCGTCCCGCAGGCCGCCGCGCTCGCGCTGATGCACGACGACGACGAGACCAACATCCGTGCGGCGCTCGCCGCGCGACGGCTCAACCCCCGACTCCGTCTGGTGATCCGGCTGTACAACCGCAAGCTGGGCCAGCACGTGGAGGAGCTGCTCGACCAGGCGGCGGCCGTGGCGGGCCTGGCGACGACGGACGCCAGCGTCACCGTCCTGTCCGACGCCGACACCGCGGCGCCCGCCCTCGCGGCCACCGCGGTTGCCGGCACCAGCAAGGTCGTGCACGCCGACGGGCTGCTGCTGCGCGCCGTGGAGCGCACTCCCCCTGCGCCGGGTCAGGTGGCGCCGCGCGGCCTCGCCACCCTCGCGCTGCTTTCGGCCACCGCCAACGACCCGGCGGGCGCGGAGGGTTCGGACGACGCGGGGGTCGGCGCGGGGCCCCGGCTGCTGCCCGACGACGCGGCCGTCGCCGCCGCTCCCGGCCGGGGCGCGCTGGTCCTGGAGACCGTCTCGTACTCGGGGTCCGCCCCGCCGCCCGGGTTCCTCACGGGGCGCGGCGTGCCGCTGCGCGAGCTGTTCTCGCGTCGCCTTCGCTGGTCGGTGGCGGGGTTCGCGGCGGCCGTCGTCGGCATGGCCATCGCGTCGATCGTCACCACCGAGGACACGACACCGCTGCACGCCACGTATCTGACGCTCCTCGACCTCTTCTCGATGAACGATCCGGCGACCGACGGACCGATGAGCCGCCAGATCCTCCAACTCCTCGCCGGCCTGGTCGGACTGCTCCTCCTGCCCATCCTCTTCGCCGCCGTCCTGGAGGCCCTCGGCACCTTCCGCACTGCGTCCTCGCTGCGCCGCCCGCCGCGCGGCCTCTCGGGCCACGTCGTCCTGCTCGGCCTCGGCAAGATCGGCACACGGGTCCTGGCGCGGCTGCGTGAGCTGGACATCCCCGTGGTGTGCGTGGAGGCCGACCCGGAGGCCCGCGGCATCTCCCTGGCGCGGCGGCTGCGCGTGCCCACCGTGATCGGTGACGTGACGGAGGAGGGCGTCCTGGAGGCGGCGAAGGTGCATCGCGCGCACGCGCTGCTGGCGCTGACCAGCGCGGACACGATAAACCTCGAAGCGGCCCTGTACGCACGGTCGGTGAAGCCCGACCTGCGGGTGGCGCTGCGCCTGTACGACGACGAGTTCGCGACCGCCGTCTACCGCACCCTGCGCGCCGCGCACCCCGGCGCCCTCACCCGCAGCCGCAGCGTGTCGGCCCTGGCCGCGCCCGCCTTCGCCGGGGCGATGATGGGCCGCCAGATCCTGGGTGCCCTGCCCGTCGAGCGCTCGGTGCTGCTCTTCGCGGCGCTCGACGTCTCGTTGCAGCCGCAGCTGACGGGCCGCAAGATCTCCGAGGTGTTCCGGCCGGGGGCGTGGCGCGTCGTCGCCCTGGAACGCGCGTCGGCCGAGGACCCGGCCGTCTCCTCGGGCCTGGAGTGGGAGCTCGACCCGGATTACGCACTGCGCCCCGAGGACCGCGTCGTCCTCGCGGCCACGCGCCAGGGCCTGGCCGAGCTCCTCGCCCGCAGACCACTGCCCGCCCAGCCCTGA